A segment of the Deltaproteobacteria bacterium genome:
CGAGCGGGAAGATATTGCCGTCGTACTCGAACCGCTGGCCGACATCCCGCGCCTGATCAGGGAAGGAGTGATTACGCACGCCCTTGTTGTTGCGGCCTTTTATCGCTACTATATCGAGTATAAAATTTGATTGTCTCGCCAAAGGTCAAAAATGCCCAAGAATCGTCATTCCGGTGAACACCGGAATCCAGAAATTTCAACGCGTTACAAAAACACTGGACACCGGTTTTCACCGGTGTGACGACTTTTGTCGAGGTCGTCAAATTTTGTGCCTTTTTTCCTTAACCAAAGCCATGCTCACCACCGCCACCAAGGCCAGGAGCGCCGAGAGCATGAAGGTCAACTGGTAATTGCCCGTCCGGTCAAAAATCAACCCGGCCATGAAAGCCCAGAACCCCCCGCCCAGAAAATGCGCTGCATTGATCAGACCGGTAATGGCGCCCAAATGCGCTGTGCCGAAGAGTTTCCCGATCAGCATCGGCGTGAGGGGCGCCGTGATCAGATGGGTGAAGCCAAAGGCCAGGGCAAAGACGTAAAAAGACATGGCGCTCTTGTATCTTAAAATCAGCATATACAGGCAGATCCGCAGGGTAAAGGTGAGGATGATGGGGATCTTGCTCCCGATAAAATCAGCGGCCGGCCCCGCAATGAGGATGCCGGCCAGACTCATGAGCCCGTACAACCCAAGCATTTTACCCGCCACCAAGGGCGGAATACCGTAGTCGGTAGCCAGGGGAATCAGGTGGGTGGTGGCAAAATAATCTCCGCTGCCGCAGATCGCCATAACGATCAGGAACAGCCAGAAGGAAGATGTGCCCATGGCCTGCTTTAGGTTCATGTCCGGAGAAATGATATTCGTGCCCGTGCCAATCTCGTGGGTCAGGTCTTTCTTTTTTGCCTCGGCCTTATCGCGGCCAAACGGCATCAGGCCCAGATGGGCGGGATCGCCCTTGATGACGAGCCAGGCAAGCGCGGTATTCACCACGAGCATGATAGTTCCGATATAGAGATAGGACGATCGCCAGCCCAGATTCAAGACCAGAGAGCTGAAGAGCGGAATCAGGACAAACTGCCCGATCGAGTTGCCCGATATGGCGAGGCTGATGGCGAGGCCGCGCCACTTGTCAAACCATTTGCTCGTCAGGGTCGCAATCATGGGAACCGACGTCCCGGCCATGCCGAGGGCGGCCAGGATTCCATAGGAGAAAAAGAATTGGCCGAGGGAATTAATGAAAGATGTCAGGGCAAATCCCGCCGCAATAAACAGGGTGGAGACCAGGATGACCCACCGGGGGCCGAAACGGTCATACAGTTTGCCCACGATGAACAGAGCCAGCGCAAAGACAGCCATGTTGACAAAAAAGACGGCCGAGACGGCCCCGCGACTCCAGCCGAATTCGGCAATGATGGGCTTCATCATCACGCCAAAGGCATACCGGGCGCCGGAGTTGAAAAAAAGAATCCCGAAGGAAGCGGCGACGATATACCAGCCGTAGAAGATGCGATTATGTTGTCTGTTATCAGTCAAGAGCTTCTTGGTGGAATAAAGGAGTTAGAAATTCTCCCCTCCCACGGGCGGGAGGGGAGAACAGGAGAGATTAATTAAAACGCGTACATGAATTTAAGCCAGAGTTTGTTGCCTTCCACGGTGTTTTTCGCGTTCGAATCCCACTGATACTTGGCGTTGAAAAACATATTCTTGTAGTTATACTGGATTGCCGGTCCATAGGAAATAGACTGGAGTCTATTACCGTCCGTACCAACCGTGACACCATTGACTTCATCATCGGTAATCTGCCTGTGATAAAAACCGTTCAAGCCGACATTCCAGTTGCCGAAATGCTGACCGATCAGATAATCCAAAAGGAATTCATTACCCGATTTGTATTTGGTATCATTGTTTTCCGTATTAAAGAAGTACTGGAACTTGCCCGAAATCTCGAACCCGCCGTCGCTGATATAGGTAGCATCCAAGATGGGAGCGATGGTCCAGTAGTTGCGGCCGATGCTGGATTCATCGTACTGGTCATACTGCCCCGTCGGCGCCATGAAGTCAACCGTTCCGACAAGGTGCATGTTCTTGCTGAAATGCCAGCCAAGGATCGGGCCGGAGAACTCAATGTCGCCAAGGCCAGAAGATTTTTTATCTACACCGGCTGCATCGATTTTTACCTTCTGATCAACCAATGGCACAATAACATGCCAGGCCAAGTCGGCGCCCAAGAGTTTCATTTTGGAGACATAGATGAAACGGAATGCCAAGGCATTCGCATCCAGCTTGAAACCGATGGGGATATCGTTACCATCATTATCTTTGAGCTTATTGGCGGAATAATTCACATAGTAAACAATAGGATACATCCCCGGAGGAGGCAAGGCGCCAGACATGAAATCTTCATTGCCACCAACATAATGGGACCCCCCGCCTTCCGTCGCAAATACCGGCGCACCAGAAAGAACCAATGTTAATACAAATGCCATTAAGATTAACTTGACAAAATTACCGCTCATACTACCATTCTTTTTCATACTCCCTCCCTTTGTTAAGTTGAAATGCTAACCAATTCTGATAACAACTCTCCTGACTGCGGACTATAGACGAGGACATAATTGTCTGTCAAGCAAATTTTATCAATTTATTATAATTTTCTTAACAATGCTTGAGCGGCATTGTGAATGATATCCCAGGAGCCGCTGAAGGGCGGGGCATAGGCAAGATCAAGGTAGCCAATTTCTTCGAGGCCCAGACCAGACCACAGGGTGGCAGAAAGGGTGTTGATGCGGCTGACGACACCGGCCTCACCGACCGCCTGGGCGCCGATCAGCCTGGCCGTAGCCCTGTCGGCAATAAGCTTGAGACCTATCTTTTTCGGATCTGGCAGGGAGTTGGCGATGGCATTTCCCCAGGAGATCACGCTGACAGGATGGAAACCGCTTGCCCTGGCCTCCTGTTCAGTAAGGCCCGTTGCCGCCGCCGCCAGACTGAAAATCCGGAAAGACTGGGCCCCGACAACACCGGGGAAGAGCATGGGTTTGCCGCCGATGTTGCTGCCGGCAACGCGGCCTTGCTTGTTGGCGATGTCGCCCAGGGGAATGTTGCCCCACCGCTTGCTGACCCTGTTAAATGACTCGCAGCAGTCGCCGGCGGCATAGATATTTTCTACGGAGGTTTGTTGGGAGAAATTAACGGCAATAGCGCCGGACTTACCAATGGCCAGACCCATCGCCCGGGCAAGGGTAGTATCGGGTCTAACGCCGACTGCCAGAAGGATCAGATCGCCCTCCGTGGGGCCATGATTCGTGTTCAAGCGTAACCGGTAGGCAGATCCTTTCTCGATGGACCGGATTTCCGTATCCGTAGTGAAGGCGACGTCATGCTTTTTGAGTTCGTCTAAAATAATCAGGCCCAATTCCGGATCCCAGCGGTTGACGGGTAGCTTGCCCCGGAGGACAATCTCGGTGACAATTCCCTTCGTCACGAAAGCCTCGCAAACTTCCATGCCGATAAAACCGGCCCCGATGATGATCGCCTTCCGGCAGGGCGTTTCTTTGAGGTAGTCTTTTATCCTCAGGGCATCGCTCAGTCTTTTAAGGAGAAACACCCCTTCCATATCCTCTCCGGGTATGCCCGGCATGATGGACGCTGCTCCGGTTCCCAGGGCGAGGAAATCGTAGGGGAGGGAGGCGCCACCGCCAAGACGGATAACCTGAGCAACCGGATCTATCTCTTCGACCCTGGTATTGATAAGGACTTCAATTCCTGATTCCCGGAATTTTTCCGGGGTGCGTGCCGTCAGTTTCCGTTCATCCTTGATTACATCACCGATGTAATAGGGCATGGGTCAGGCGGCGGTTGCTACATGTGGCCCCTGCTCGATCATGGTGATAGAAAGACCGGGGTCGCTTCTTTTTGCCTCGGCAGCTACGGAACCGCCCGCGGCGCCCGCGCCGACAATGACTAATGTCTTGCTCTTGCTCATAGATAATCCTCCCCCTTATTTCCCCACTGGGAGCGTAGAAATTCTTCCAGTTCCCGATCAAAATGCGTAGAAATATGGCCCTCCCTCACGGCGTCCTCTTTTTTTGTCCCGGTGGATATATAGTCGTTTTTAGACGGTTAAGCAACCACTTTATAAAGCCGATTATTATTTCTTTTGTGAAATTTGACCGACATATCAGGTGATCGGCACTGTTTCATTTCTCGAAAAAATGAGATATAGAAAAACAAGTTTGAGTAATCCCTAAACGTCTTCTACGTCGCCCGAAGGTATCACAGTAATTAAGGAAAACCTCGACACTTTTCAGAAAGGGGAAAAAGATGAAACAGAGGAAAACAGAATGCCCCGGCAAATTAAAATATCTTGCCGGTAAAAGGATTCTTCCCGAGCCAATCTCAGGGAAGACGGATATCGTGCAATTGATTGATAACATGGATGCCTACAACGGCGGGCGCTTAAGGGCCGCCTGTCAGTTGTTGAGAGACAAATATTCCGCCAATGACGTCACCGTGGGGTTAAGTCTGGCAGGGGCGCTGACCCCGGCCGGTCTGGGGCCTGCGGCGATTATTCCCCTGATGAACCACGGTTTTGTTGACTGGATGACCGCCACGGGCGCGAATATGTACCACGATCTGCATTTTGCCTTCAACCTGCCGATGCATCGCGGCACTCATGTTGTCAACGATGTTGATTTGCGGGACAAGGGAGTAACCAGGATTTATGATATTCTGTTTGATTATGAAGACGTGCTGATGGAAACGGATCGCCGCTTGAGAAAAATCCTGCTGCAGCCGGAGTTTCAGAAAGAAATGGGAACCCGTGAATTTTATTACCACCTGGGAAAGGTGATGAATGAATACGAAGAGAAAAACAAACTGGGCGAAGTAAGCGTCGTTGCCGCCGCCTATAGAAACGGGATTCCCGTTTTCACCTCCTCTCCCGGTGATTCCACTATCGGCATGAATGTCGCCGGCCTGGAGCTTTTAGCGGAAACCGCCGGACTGAGAGATAAATTCAGACTGAAAATTAACTCAAGCATGGACGTCAATGATTCAACCGCCATCATCTTGAATGCCAAGCGTTATGAACAGGGAAAAACCGGCGTTATCCTGATCGGCGGCGGCAGCCCAAAAAACTTCATGCTCCAGACGGAACCGCAGATTCAGGAAGTCCTCATGATCCCCGAAGTGGGGCAGGATTATGACATCAATATTACCGATGCCAGACCGGATACGGGCGGATTGTCGGGCGCCCCGCCCAGCGAGGCGGCAAGCTGGGGCAAGATAGACCCGACGAAGCTGGAAGAAGCCGTCACCGCCTATCTCGACGTTACGGTAGCCTTGCCGCTGATGGTCGCCTATGTCACGCATACTACCAAGCCCAAAAAACAAAAAAGGCTTTATCACCGGGGGGAAGAGTTGCATGCAAAGCTGGTTAAATCTTATCTGGAAAATAACAAAGAAGTGGAATCTTTGAAAAAACTTATGAAAAAGCTCCCGGTATAAAGGTGGAAAATGGCCATGAAAAAGCAATTTATCAAACTTATCGAGCAGTACGGGACACCCTTATTTATCCTGGATCACAAAAAGCTCAGGGATAATTACCGGACCTTCAAAACAAATCTGCCCAGGATTCAATGCTATTATGCAGTCAAGGCCAATTCCCATTCCGAGATCATCAAGACCCTGTTCCTGGAAGGGTCGAGCTTTGACGTCGCTTCCTACAACGAATTCATGCAGATTTACGAATACATTAAGCATTTCGAAGAAAAAGATAAGGACTTCTTCATCTGGGACAAGATTATTTTTTCCAATACCATCAAGGACAAAGAGACACTCAGCAAGATAAAACGATACCGCCCCCTGGTCACTTTCGACAACCGCGAGGAGTTGAAAAAAATAAAGGATTACTGCGACACGGCCGGTTTAATTCTCCGGCTGAAGGTGCCAGATTCGGGCTCACAGGTCGAGATGAGTTCGAAATTCGGCGCCGAGCCAGGAGATGCCGACCTTCTGATCCGCCAGGCAAACGATGCGGGGCTTGTGGTGGAAGGGCTGAGCTTTCATGTGGGCAGCCAGTGCACCAATTTTGACAATTACACGGCAGCGCTCGCCATTACATCGGCAATACTCAAGGATGCCCGGCAAAGGGGCTACCACCTGAAAATCATAGACATCGGCGGCGGATTTCCCGTGCCCTATGATGCGCAGATGCCTGAATTCGAAAAGCTGGCGAATGTCATTAATGCCGAATGTCAACGACTTTTCCCGTCAGATATCGAGATTATAGCGGAACCGGGGAGATTCATCGCCGCGACGGCAGCAACGCTGATCACCGAAATCGTCGGCAAGTCCAGGCGAGACGGCAAGATGTTTTATTACATCAATGACGGCGTTTATCATACCTTTTCGGGCGTTATTTATGATCATTGGCTCCCCAATTTCACTTCTTTCCGGCAGGGGGAAAAAGAGGTTTGTGCGGTGGTCGGACCGACCTGCGACAGTTTTGACAAGATATCCCTGTCCGTTCAGTTGCCGGAAAATCTGGCCGTCGGGGATTATCTGCTGACGAAAAATATCGGCGCCTACAGCATTGCTTCTTCAACAAAATTTAACGGTTTCGACGGCGCCAAAATTATCCATATCAATCTCAGACGTTGATTCAGGCTGCTGTCTCGTTGATACTTTCTTTATAAATGGAGGACATGCCAGAGGTATTCTTAAATCACCCTGACCCCTATGATGCCCTCTGTCGAACCAATCTTCTTTACAAGGTCATTAGAAATCTCGCCGTCTATATCTATGATGTTATAGGCGATACTCCCTTTGCTCTTGTTGATCATGTTCGTGATGTTGATCTTGTTTTCGGCCAGGAAATGCGTGATCTTTTCGATCATGCCCGGCAAGTTCTGATTCGCGATGGTAAGCCGCTGATTACCAGAACGATCAAGGGAACACTCTGGGAAATTGACTGAGTTCTTGATGTTGCCATTTTCCAGGAAATTCATGAGCTGTTTAACCGCCATAAACGCGCAGTTTTCCTCGGCCTCCTCCGTGGAGGCCCCCAGATGCGGAATGGCTATGACCTTGTCCGTCTTGATGACTTCTCCATCGGGGAAATCCGTCACGTAGCACGCCACGATGCCGTCGGCAATAGCCTTCTTCAGGGACGGGGTATCCACAAGTCCCCCTCTGGCGAAATTAAGGATTACTACGCCCTTCTTCATGACCGCGAATTTATTGGCATTGATGAATCCCTTGGTATCCTTGTTCTGAGGGACATGCAGCGAGATGAAATCGCACTCGGACAGGAGCTTGTCCAGGCTTGGTGCCTGCTTGGTATTGCGGGACAGGCTCCAGGCCGCCTCGATGGACAGGAATGGATCGAATCCCCAGACTTCCATGCCCATGCCCTCGGCGGCACTGGCCACCATGGTGCCGATGGCTCCCAGACCCACCACTCCGAGCTTCTTGCCCAGGATCTCGGTGCCGCCGAACTTGGATTTGCCCTTTTCGATCAGGTCCGGCACCTTGTCGCCTTCACCCACCAGGCCTTTGGCCCAGGCGATTCCTTCAACCACCTTGCGGGATGCCAGCAGCATGCCCAAGACGACTAATTCTTTTACGCCGTTTGCGTTTGCTCCCGGGGTATTAAAAACAACAATGCCTTTCTCCGAACATTTGTCGATGGGAATATTGTTGACACCGGCGCCGGCGCGAGCAATTGCTTTCAGACTCGACGGCAGGCTTACCTCTTTCATTTCCTTGCTTCTTACCAAGATGCCGTCAGGATCGGGAATATCAGTACGATACTCATACTTCTCAGTAAAAATGCTAAGCCCTTTTTCCGAAATTTTATTTAACAGATCAATCTGATACATAAAAACCTCCTATTCTTTTTCATTAGAGAGTTCTCTGATAGTACAGAATGCTCAGTTGTGCCACTATTGTCCAAAACAAATTGTCCTTATGACATTTTTTTGATGAGAATTTTCATTTTGTGGGATGGGGTATAGCATTGACATTCTTGTGTGTCAAGGAAATCTTGGCCAAAAAATGTGGGTGTGCGATGCCTATGTTTGTCTGGCGTGAACAGTGTTTATTACAGGTTGGAATGTTGTATGAATTGATACTACATTATTTTAACCTTGTATCCGTTGGCTCCGGCACCTCACGTTACAGGTCTTCGTATCATAATGAGCGTGGAAATAATACGATGATATCATGATAGTGACGCCCCTTATCGAGTAAGTACGCATCAACCGGATGAATCATATTTTCGTTATGGGACGCGAAACTTAATCTTCCAGGTGACAGGCCGCAAAGTGGCCATTCCCTCTCTCCCGAAGCTCGGGTTCGAGCTTATCGCAAATGTCCAGGCGAAAGGAACAGCGGGGGTGAAAGGCGCACCCGGCCGGAATGGCAAGAGGGTTGGGCATTTCGCCGGCCAGGATGACCCGCTCCTTTTTCCGGCCCGGCTCCGGCACGGGCACGGCGGAAAGAAGCGCTCTGGTATAAGGATGCAGGGGGCGGGCGAAAAATTCCTGATTGTCCGCCCAATCTACGATTCTCCCCAGATACATGACGGCGATCCGGTCGCCCATGTAACGCACCACGCTCAGATCATGGGTAATGAAGAGGTAGGTCAAAAAGAAATTCCTCTGCAGGTCCTTGAGCAGATTCAATATCTGGGCCTGGATGGAAACGTCCAAGGCGGAGACCGGCTCATCGGCAATGATGAGTTTTGGTTTTAAAGCGACCGCCCGGGCAATGCCGATGCGCTGTCTCTGGCCGCCGCTGAACTCATGCGGATAACGTCCCATCTGCGACGGCGACAGCCCTACGACCTCCATGAGGCGGGCCACTTCTTCCTTTCTCTCACGACGGCTCCCCGGCTGATGGATGATAAAGGGTTCCGCGATGATGTCTCCCGCCGTCCGGCGCGGATTCAGCGAGGCGTAAGGGTCCTGAAAGATGAACTGCACCTGGCGGCGATAGTTTTTTAGCGCGGTAGAAATTGTTTTCTCTTTATTGATGTCTTCACCATCGAAAAGAATGGCGCCGGCCGTTGGTTCCTCAAGCCTGGCAAGCATGCGCCCCA
Coding sequences within it:
- a CDS encoding MFS transporter, with product MTDNRQHNRIFYGWYIVAASFGILFFNSGARYAFGVMMKPIIAEFGWSRGAVSAVFFVNMAVFALALFIVGKLYDRFGPRWVILVSTLFIAAGFALTSFINSLGQFFFSYGILAALGMAGTSVPMIATLTSKWFDKWRGLAISLAISGNSIGQFVLIPLFSSLVLNLGWRSSYLYIGTIMLVVNTALAWLVIKGDPAHLGLMPFGRDKAEAKKKDLTHEIGTGTNIISPDMNLKQAMGTSSFWLFLIVMAICGSGDYFATTHLIPLATDYGIPPLVAGKMLGLYGLMSLAGILIAGPAADFIGSKIPIILTFTLRICLYMLILRYKSAMSFYVFALAFGFTHLITAPLTPMLIGKLFGTAHLGAITGLINAAHFLGGGFWAFMAGLIFDRTGNYQLTFMLSALLALVAVVSMALVKEKRHKI
- a CDS encoding transporter: MKKNGSMSGNFVKLILMAFVLTLVLSGAPVFATEGGGSHYVGGNEDFMSGALPPPGMYPIVYYVNYSANKLKDNDGNDIPIGFKLDANALAFRFIYVSKMKLLGADLAWHVIVPLVDQKVKIDAAGVDKKSSGLGDIEFSGPILGWHFSKNMHLVGTVDFMAPTGQYDQYDESSIGRNYWTIAPILDATYISDGGFEISGKFQYFFNTENNDTKYKSGNEFLLDYLIGQHFGNWNVGLNGFYHRQITDDEVNGVTVGTDGNRLQSISYGPAIQYNYKNMFFNAKYQWDSNAKNTVEGNKLWLKFMYAF
- a CDS encoding FAD-dependent oxidoreductase; its protein translation is MPYYIGDVIKDERKLTARTPEKFRESGIEVLINTRVEEIDPVAQVIRLGGGASLPYDFLALGTGAASIMPGIPGEDMEGVFLLKRLSDALRIKDYLKETPCRKAIIIGAGFIGMEVCEAFVTKGIVTEIVLRGKLPVNRWDPELGLIILDELKKHDVAFTTDTEIRSIEKGSAYRLRLNTNHGPTEGDLILLAVGVRPDTTLARAMGLAIGKSGAIAVNFSQQTSVENIYAAGDCCESFNRVSKRWGNIPLGDIANKQGRVAGSNIGGKPMLFPGVVGAQSFRIFSLAAAATGLTEQEARASGFHPVSVISWGNAIANSLPDPKKIGLKLIADRATARLIGAQAVGEAGVVSRINTLSATLWSGLGLEEIGYLDLAYAPPFSGSWDIIHNAAQALLRKL
- a CDS encoding lycopene cyclase family protein is translated as MSKSKTLVIVGAGAAGGSVAAEAKRSDPGLSITMIEQGPHVATAA
- the speY gene encoding deoxyhypusine synthase, translating into MKQRKTECPGKLKYLAGKRILPEPISGKTDIVQLIDNMDAYNGGRLRAACQLLRDKYSANDVTVGLSLAGALTPAGLGPAAIIPLMNHGFVDWMTATGANMYHDLHFAFNLPMHRGTHVVNDVDLRDKGVTRIYDILFDYEDVLMETDRRLRKILLQPEFQKEMGTREFYYHLGKVMNEYEEKNKLGEVSVVAAAYRNGIPVFTSSPGDSTIGMNVAGLELLAETAGLRDKFRLKINSSMDVNDSTAIILNAKRYEQGKTGVILIGGGSPKNFMLQTEPQIQEVLMIPEVGQDYDINITDARPDTGGLSGAPPSEAASWGKIDPTKLEEAVTAYLDVTVALPLMVAYVTHTTKPKKQKRLYHRGEELHAKLVKSYLENNKEVESLKKLMKKLPV
- a CDS encoding type III PLP-dependent enzyme yields the protein MKKQFIKLIEQYGTPLFILDHKKLRDNYRTFKTNLPRIQCYYAVKANSHSEIIKTLFLEGSSFDVASYNEFMQIYEYIKHFEEKDKDFFIWDKIIFSNTIKDKETLSKIKRYRPLVTFDNREELKKIKDYCDTAGLILRLKVPDSGSQVEMSSKFGAEPGDADLLIRQANDAGLVVEGLSFHVGSQCTNFDNYTAALAITSAILKDARQRGYHLKIIDIGGGFPVPYDAQMPEFEKLANVINAECQRLFPSDIEIIAEPGRFIAATAATLITEIVGKSRRDGKMFYYINDGVYHTFSGVIYDHWLPNFTSFRQGEKEVCAVVGPTCDSFDKISLSVQLPENLAVGDYLLTKNIGAYSIASSTKFNGFDGAKIIHINLRR
- a CDS encoding phosphoglycerate dehydrogenase produces the protein MYQIDLLNKISEKGLSIFTEKYEYRTDIPDPDGILVRSKEMKEVSLPSSLKAIARAGAGVNNIPIDKCSEKGIVVFNTPGANANGVKELVVLGMLLASRKVVEGIAWAKGLVGEGDKVPDLIEKGKSKFGGTEILGKKLGVVGLGAIGTMVASAAEGMGMEVWGFDPFLSIEAAWSLSRNTKQAPSLDKLLSECDFISLHVPQNKDTKGFINANKFAVMKKGVVILNFARGGLVDTPSLKKAIADGIVACYVTDFPDGEVIKTDKVIAIPHLGASTEEAEENCAFMAVKQLMNFLENGNIKNSVNFPECSLDRSGNQRLTIANQNLPGMIEKITHFLAENKINITNMINKSKGSIAYNIIDIDGEISNDLVKKIGSTEGIIGVRVI
- a CDS encoding dipeptide ABC transporter ATP-binding protein, translated to MYEKEACHPVADQQGEALLEARGLKKYFPLRQGFLAGRLGTVKAVNGLDLKIYRGETLGLVGESGCGKSTLGRMLARLEEPTAGAILFDGEDINKEKTISTALKNYRRQVQFIFQDPYASLNPRRTAGDIIAEPFIIHQPGSRRERKEEVARLMEVVGLSPSQMGRYPHEFSGGQRQRIGIARAVALKPKLIIADEPVSALDVSIQAQILNLLKDLQRNFFLTYLFITHDLSVVRYMGDRIAVMYLGRIVDWADNQEFFARPLHPYTRALLSAVPVPEPGRKKERVILAGEMPNPLAIPAGCAFHPRCSFRLDICDKLEPELRERGNGHFAACHLED